The window AGGTCTCGGGTTCCTTGGTGAGCCACAGGTTGGCAAAGTGTTCTCTGTCCTTCACTGGAGGGGAAAAGAGTCTCTGGGTGAGACCAAGAGGATGGCAGTGTCCCCTCTTTCATGATGACCCCTAGGTGTGCCGAGGACCACTCAGACAAGCAGTAGAGTCCTGGGTTCcctcttcccattttacagatgaggagaatgAGGTCCAGAGAGGAGCCCCAGGGCAGGAAAGTGGGGCCAGTTCAGTGCCATTGGCCTTCGTGTGCCCCTACTATGTGCTGTCTCCCTGGTGATGACTGGGACATGCATGAAGCCACCATCTGCCCAACAGTGGGCTGCCGCACTTCACCTCCAGAGGATCTCACAGTGTGGCTAAGACAGAGGCAGGTCTGGAGCCAGCCTTGGGTCTGAGTCCCAGTTCTAATTATAAGGTGTGTGCCCTCAGGGATAGGCcttgacttctctgtgcctctgatTACTCACATGTAAATTGGGTAGGATTTTCATCATGTCCTCTCAGGGCTACTAAATCACATAATTCATATAAAGCATTttgaacagtgcttggcacatatgAGGGGCTCGAACATGGTGGTGAAAATTCCTTTGATTCCTGCGTGTTTTGGCACGAGGGCCACAGAGACATAAGCCACAAGCCTTTCCTGCGTTCTCTTCGCCgccagccctcctcctcctctgggcTTTGCTGTCCTACCCCAGGGCCCCCTTTCTGCACACAGACCCCCAGGTGCTGGCCCAGGCTCCCCACTGCGGGATGAGGTCCCTTTCTGCCACTGGATGCGCCCAGAGCCGACATTGTTGATGCACTCGGGCCTGCTAATGTCAGACACAAAGTGAGATCACAGGGTGAGGCAGTCATGGAGAGAGGGGCAGGCAGTCAGGACAGTTAACAAGGACAAAACTCAGGCAGATTCCAGTCAGCCCTCCCACTCCAAAGATGGGGACACAGACTGAGGCCAGGGGATGCGAAAGTGCTCCCATCTTCCCGCTCTAGGAGGAGAAGCCAGGGCTGGcccttggggtggggtggagggctgGCACATGGGGTCTCACATGGTCAGGTGCTCCCTGAACTATAGGGAGTCCTCTTAACTGTTGGGGACAAGGTACAAGAAGGCTGCCTCGACCACTTCAGTCATCTTGTACTCAGGGCTGCATAAGAGGGCAGCGATGACAACCACTTTGCAGAGAGCTGGGGAGAAGGCAGGAGTTGATGACGGGGAGCTGGGGCAGAATCTTTCATGGGCTCAGGCAGATCCTCCCCCAACTTTGCAAACAGGGAAACAGAGGTCCCAGGTGGGGAGTTTGACATGCAGGAGCTCACCCCATGACCCGTCATCTCTAGGGGCGCCCCCTCCACGCCCAGCACAGAACTGCCCCTGCTGTGGCACCTCAGAATGGGGTTTCTGACTTTGGGGACAGGAAAATGGTTCCCAAAGCTCCTGGATTTCACCCCAGGGTCCGGGCAAGGAAAGGACAGAGCCAGCAGCCAGCAGGGGAAAGCACAGCCCCGAGAGGCTGGGCCCAGGGCTCCCCCGCTGCAGGATAGCATCAGTGATGGGCATGGCCTTTGTGTGGTCACAGGCTGGGCCCCGGGCACTCAGCAGAGAAAGGAGGCTCAGGGCTGGGAGGGCCCAGGGAAGTGCCATGCTGGGACAGGAGTGCCCTGGGTGGCTGGACGGGGTGGCAGAGGGTGCAGTGTCCTTTAAGAAGCTGTGGTTTGGGCATGTGGGGCCCAGCCAGGGCCCCCTGGGCTGTGATAATCCGGGGAGTGCTTGGGAAAGGCCTGGCACAAACACTCCCTTCTTTCCCCAAAGGCAGCTCTGGGTAAAATCTCCAAGTCCAGGTCTAATCTGGGTCCCCTTTAGCTGAGAGCACTGAGGGctccagcttattctaggaatGGATGGACGTGGGGCTGGAGTAAGATGAAATACTTTCGAGTCCACAGATAAAGTCAGTGCCGTGTCCCATTGGCATCCCATGGGTTGCACCCAGTTAGGTGGTGCCAGCAGTAAAGCAGGTGCTGATGATATTGAGTTTCCTGGTGGCCAGTGTGGGGGTTTCATGGCTTGGGAATAAAACATGATTCAATTCCAGTTGAGAGTGGTGCCCGCCATGAAGGCAGGAACATTTCCAAAAGAAGGGGGCAGCTAAATTGACTGTCGTACATCCAGGAAATAGATTACTAGAACCAATTCCCAGCATCTAAAGGAAAACAGTAAGTCTACGCTGCTCCCCAGCACGTGCTAATCTACCAGAGAGGCTGCTGTCTTTTCTTCAACCCAAGAAAGCTTAGAACAGTGACCAGCACAGAGCAAATACAGTAAATATTGTGAAATGAGTCCTGTCCATTTACAGTCACACCTGATGCAAGCAAATGTTTCCCCACATGAATAAATACTCACTTGAAGAGTATTATTATGATGCACAATTTGTTTTTAGTCACTTCCCATATTTTGCATCATAGTTCGTGTTTCAGAACAGCCTGTAGTTATAATTTTCATGAATGCATAACTTTCATTGACTTCATCCTGTCCTCTCTGTGTCTAcagcattttctttttgattttttcccTGATGCTAAGTGTCAGACAATTGCTCCCTAAAAATACCATAgtatccaagaaaaagaaaagcagatgtCAACTAGAACCCTGTACGtgagtgttcacagcagcattattcacaatgtcAGAGACTAGAAACATCAAAAGTGATCATCCACaggtaaatggagaaaaaaaggtGCATTTTCATGTAATGGGCtattacttagcaataaaaaggaatgaactgctAACATGAATCTGAAAAATGTTGTGCTGAGCAAAACTAAAGGAGACTTAGCAGGGCACATATTAGGTGGTTCCATTGATAGAAGGTTCTAGAATGGGCAGAACTCACCTCTAGCGATAGGAATGAGACCGGGATTAGCTGGGAGAGGGAGGGCAATTTGACAGACAAAGGGCACAAGAGAAGTTCCTAAGGGGATGGCAGTACTTTATGTTGTCCTTGGGGTATTGATTCCAAATGTCTCTCCCTTTGTCAAAACTTATTAAAATGCAAACCtaaaatatgtgcattttattgGATGCAAATTATATCTAGAGAAAGCTGAATTTTCAAAAACCCTCCcacaaagaaaaactaaaaacatgGCAAATCAAAAAACACGAATGGCTTTAAATGGTATACCAATTCAGCAAAGCACCAGTgagtctctttctccatatccttcaTAAAATTGGAATTCACTGTTTCCTTTCTGTATATTTTGCCAGCTCAGTCAGGATTTTAAATAGCATGGCTGGCGTTTGATTCTTGAAAAAGTGAATCTTATCAGGGGAGGGAAGCATGCAGTGAGGGTGAGGTGTAGCAAAGAAGGGAAGGGATGCATGGCTGGGGCAGGTGATGGAAACGGAATGCCCAGAGCTGatactggagaggctggcaggAGTCCAAGCCTGCAGGGCACGGACCAGGCTGAGGGGTTTGGGCTGAACTCTGGGGACAGTGGGAGCAATTCAAAACTACTGATATGGTTGAGGGTGATGTGGTCGTATTTTCTCTTTAGAGAGATCACTCTGCCTGTCTGCAGTGGGGAGCATGAGGAGGGCAGAGGTGGGAGAACAGCTTGGAAGGGCCAGTGGAGGCTGGCAGAGTGGTCCAGGTGTGAGATGATGGGGGACAGAATCCAGACACTGCTTATGACAAGGAGAGGCTATGCATGGCGCAAGGATAACAGAACCCTGAGCTTTAGAGGGTCccacataccacacacacacacacacacatgcacaatatATTAAATAACAGGGAAGCACCTCTGCCACTTGGGACTCGTGCCTGGTCCTGGTACAGAATGGCCCATGGCCCCAATCACCCATTTTCATGACCAACGCTGTCCAAGTTCTGATGATTTAgaggtgatgctgctgctgtCCTAGGACACAGACCCTGATTCGGAGTTTAAATAACACTGAGTGGAGTGGACGAACAGAAAAGACAGACCAAGTGGGGTAGGTGGTGGTGCAGAGTTCAGCTGCCTCTCCCACCTGCTGGCTGCGTGAACTGGCGTAAGTTCCTTCGCTGCCCCTTGCCTCAATTCTCCACCTCTAAAATGGGGCTAATGATTATACTCACTTATCCTGGTATGAGGACTGAGCCagtttacatttataaaatgcacattaaataaaataaatttccaccAAGAATCTGCTCATTATCATAACCCTCACTATCTAAGGGCAAGCTTTGGTGGGAAGCAAAGTAAGAAAGAATCTTGTATTAAAGAAATACGTCTGTGATTGTAGATTATGTCCTACTTCTAAAGAaatcaaaatgcaaaattatGTTTCCTGGCCTctagaaaatagaattttctatttcccccattttaaaaatgaggtttaAAACAATATCTCAGAGAGGTGTGGTGCCAGGCAAAGGGTCACGCAGTATGTAAGCTTTAGGTGATTGCAAATGCATGCATTTGGACCCCTTATTTCTGGAGAATGCCAATTAAACTATTTCTTCACCATGGCCAGGGTTTAGCCTTGGTAGCACATGCGGATCTCCTTCCTGATGGGCAACCATGAAGAAAGAGTAAACCATCTGCATAGGAGCTCTGTGTCTGGGCTGAGGAAACATCCCTTCCAAACAGAAGGCTTGCTCAACTTCAAATCCTGTTGTGTCATCTTGGGCAACTTATGTACCTCTTAGGGCCTCAGTTCCATCATCTGAAAAACCAGGGAAATAATGAGTGTCACACAATGTTGTGCGTGAGATGAAAATGCATCACACAGCGTGGACCTGTTTCACGGTGGGGGCACAGGACATTGATGTTTTTGGGGGGTTGAAATTGTCAAGCATATGGAACTGTCAATTTTAGGTCGAAAAGCACTTGAAGCTCATCAATTTCATATAGTTTGCCCTACTACTATGGACCCTGTTGTGGTTGGCACAAGGACAGGGCACACCAGCCCCATTTTGCAGTGAGCAGCTGACCCTCAGGGAGAAGTCACGCCCTGCCCAAGGTCATGTTCTGCTCAGGAGGCTGGGACTGGAACCCACCTGCCAGCCTGGCCCTTTCTCCCAGCCCCTCCTTCACTTTCCCAGCACTGGCTGCAGGTCATGCTGGGGATTTATTTGACTGTTCCTCTGTGCTTGTTTGTTCCTCTGTGAAATTATTGTGGCAAAGATTCAGTGAACTACAGGGAGAGTCCACAGTACTTTGATGGCGGCCGGAAAATCACAGAGCTTCTGATGCTCCTGGAAATTGGGCTGAGGTTGCCTTGACGTTTCTCCAGCAGCTGGTCAGCGGGATTGAGCATGCGCGGAGGCTCAGCTGAGCGTGGCCCTGTGGGAAGCTCACTGCACCTGTGCCGCCACCAGCTGGCTGTGCGATGTGCAGCCGCACCAGAGACTTCCTAACCAGGGTGGGGATTCTTCCTGCATCTGCCATGGGGGGGACACGTTGGGTAACTTTCAACCAGGCTGGTCATCAAATAACAGAAAGTGGGGGTGAGCAGGAACCCAGAAATTACACCAGATAGTCCCGAGAGGAGGCTGCTGCTTTTGGATTCAGAAAGCCTGGTCATTCCTCCAGGTGATGTTTATCAGCGTCTTGTGTGAGCCAATCAGCACAGGTTAGAGACGCGGCTCCAAgacaggtgtgtgtgtgagtcCCAGCGCTGCTGCTTCCCAGCTCTCTGACCCTGGGCTGAGGAGCTAACGGAGAACTTAACATAGCCACGCAGCACACAAGGTGTTTGACCTAACTTTCCCATTTGATCTCCACAGCCACCCTGGGAGCATTGAAATAAGGCCATTTAGGTGGGGAAATGGAAGGCTATAAAGTTGGTTAGCTTATGCAAGGTCACCCTGCTAGCACAGTGGTTTAGCCAActgcacattttacattcccatcaggcATGTATGAGGACGCTGACTTCTGCACATCCTCGTCAACGCTAGttattctctgtctttttcaCTTTAGTCAGCCATATGGGTGTGAAgtgtgtgaagtggtatcccATGGtggatttgattttcatttccctgatggcgaatgctgttgagcatcttttcatgtgcatgtTAACCCTTTGCTTATCTTCCTCTGAAAAATGTTCAGATCCGGGCAGAGCCCTGTACATACACTGGATGATAACAGAACTTAGCAAGTGGAACCCAGGAATAAAACCAGGGTGTGCTGAGTCCCCAGAATGTGCCAAGGGAGAGGCAGTGAATGTCTCCAGCTATGTCCTCTGAAGCTCAGTCCTGTCTTCTTTAGGTGAAATGCCCCTTTATCCCCCCATGGAGTCCACCTCCCAAAGGCCACGCCCCTTCCTGCTCACAGCAGGTCTCCTTGGAGCCCTTGCTGGCCTGGATGAAGGCAGCAGTCACTTAGACACCTCCGTGCCTCATCTCATGGCCTCTCAGCCTACCTCACCCAGCACTTGAAGTCCACCCCACAGTGCCTGCAGGACCCGACTGAGAAGGAGGCCGTCCCCCTACCCTCCTGGGTTAGCAGGACCAGACCCTGTTGCCCCCCAGAATCCTCATTGTTATCACATTGCTCCGGGGCCCCAGGTTGGCAATGGGAGCACACGCACTCCCTCTTCAGTGAGGGGGCTTTGCTGCAGGCCCTGGTGTCCTGTCCCCCTGAGATCCGGCTTCAGGTGAGAAGCTCCCCGAGGACAGGCTGCATGTCTCTTCCCCCATCCATCTGGCACAGTGTCTGCAGAGGGCATTTGGTCAGTGGATGTTTGTTCAACAAACAAGTAGCTGTAGAGTCTGGTCTTGGACATCTGTTCCAGGCCAGGCATCTCACCTCTGCTATCATCCCTCATCCTTCCGAGTCCCTCCAGGTAGTCCTGGTTTCTCCAATTTTAGGGGGTGataaaactgaggtacagagagtggagggcagggcccagctggCGGTTAGTGCGGGGTCCCACCCAGGGCTCCTTGGCTCTGCACACCTTTCTCCTAATTAACGAGACACCTACCTGTGTCCTCAGGTACTACGCACCCCAGCTCCTACCTCAGCGCCCACAGCCAGAGTGTCTGCAGAGCGGCCCCCACAGCCTCCTCCCGCCGCCCACCAGCTCCCCCTGGACAACCTGCAGAGGCTGGAAGAGGCCCTGCGCTGCACCGTCCGGGCTGCCAAGAGCGTGCGCTGCACCAGCCAGTGGACGAGCTGCTCCCTGCTGGCCCCCCTGCACCAGGCCCATGGCCCACGGGGCTCCTGCCTCTCCTGACTCCCTTCGGGGCCCAGAGATGGACGGGGAGAGGGGCAGGAGCCCGCTACTGTCCCCCAGGCCAGGACTCAGGTGTAGCCACAGACCCCCGAAGCTCCTGTAGAGCCCCCAGCAGGAGGCGACCCCCCAGCCCAGGGCCCGCCTGCTCAgtccttttttttccaaatggaggGGGCAGTGGTCAGATGCTAAGAGAAGTGACTCCTGGGGTCCAGCCTCCTCTAGGAGAGGAGGGGCCAGGCCACCTTCTGTCCAGGCAGAATATCAGGGAGTGTTTTCTCCTCACCCTGCACCTGCCCACCTTTGGTTGTGGGGAACCTGGGGGAGAGCCCAGGGTGACATGCGCCCAGCTCCCATGGGTGAGAGGCCTTTCCCACAGGCCCACTGAGGTGCAGACACCGCAAAGGGCCCCGGGAAGCTGGCCTGCCACGGCCCTCTAAGAGCCTTACCCTGAGGCCCAGCTCTCTCCCTGGGACCCCTGTGGCATTTGGTGAGTGGCCAGCTACCTCCCGGGCCCCGGTTTGGGACCCAGTCCATGGCCTGCAGGCCAGGCCGTCTCGTGCTCTCCCACCCCACAGCGGGGCTCACCTCAGCATTTCAGGAACGGGTGTGCATAATTTATGTTTGCATATTTGAggcatttaaagatattttttcctttccagtgcAAATGAAGGAGACTGAATATTgaccttaaaagaaaaagaaaaaagttcccaAAGCCTCCTGCATCTGCAGTGAGCGTCATTGACTTGTGGTTTCTACCCTCAGGTCTGTGGGGGGAAAAGTGGACACCCCACCAAGCCCTTCTCCCAGGGCACCTCCAGGTGCACATTCCCAGACCACCTGCCTCCTGCTCGTGGCTTCTGCTTCTCCTACTTTCCACTCTGCCCAGCTCAGAATCATAAACCATTGGTCTGGAGGGGCCTTGCAAGGAGAGGCCGTCAGGCCGAGTCCGTTTTTATAGAAGACAGAGATGTTTCAGTTAAATCGGTGTCAGCGAAAGCATGAACTGGACTCTCTTTCTAGTGCTCCTGAGCACGGACAATTATGGTAGCTGCTGTTTCCTGACACCCTCAGAGTCCTCGGCGCCCCCCACTCAGCCCCTGTGTTTGCCTAGGAGGTTCCCACTGTGGCCCCTTTTACTCAAGAATGAAAGCGAGGTCCCGCTGCACTGCCCGGGCTCAGCCAGGGCTAAAACCCATGTTTATTGACCCCCAGATCCACgttctctgttttatttctacACCTCAGTGACTTTTTCCTCTCTGACCCTGTTTCTCATTTACTCAGCCTTGTCCTCAGTCCCTCTTCGCTGCTCACATGCACCTCCCCTGCAAAGAAcccatttctgtttatttatcaCCTGATCTTCCCCAGATGAGTTTAAAGTGGCATCTTGTTGGAATGAATGCTGAAATGCAAAGATTTCTTACAGGTTCTGAGCCTCCTGGTCTGGATCTTCCTGGGGTCTGAGAGGCTGTTACGTCCGCTAGTGTCCCaccaggtggggggaggggcccGGGCTGGGGGTCCAGGGCAGTGTCCCCAGCCTCAAGGTCCCAGGCCCAGCACGGCCCCACCTGTTTGGTGAAGGGAGCCAGAGTCTGGGCCTGTGGAGCTCGGCCCTTGGGAGGGGAGGCTGAGAGGGTGCTGGCCGTGAGGGCCCAGGACTGGGCATGGCCCCTGGGCTGTGGACCTGCCTGAAGAATTTGGCCCCAGCTTTTAGCCACCTGTGTGATGCTGCCTCCCTCAGACACAAGAAGCCGTGCGTCCCATGGCCCTCTGGTTCGGGAAGGTCCGCTTCCCTGTGCTGGGTGCCTGGCCTCAGGGGTCATCTCTGTGGATGCCTCAATGTGAGCTTCAGACGTGGCCCATATCCAAACCCACGTGCAAGGTGGTGGCTGGTTCCAGGCCCTCACCCCGAGGTGAATCTCCTACCCTGGGTCTGACAGGGGAGCACGCTGAGGACATTTCTGAGGAATCACCCGGCTCCTCCAGCTCACCAGTTTTACCAGGGTAGACACAGCAGCCTCCACAAGGGTCTTCCTGCCTCCAGTCCAAACCCTCTAAACCCTCCTCCTGAGTCAGCCAGGGCCATATGTCTAGAGAAAGGCCTTTCCTAATGGGGCACCAGCGTGCTGGATTCTCACTGCCCCTTACCCATACCTCCTACATGGTCCTCTGCCTCAGCCTTCCTCATGCATGCCTTCTCAGGTCTTTGGCTGGCAGAGGGAACAGAGAGTTTTATCTAGTTTCTAATCCTTTTATACAGATGGTTCTGACGCCcattccaggaagccttcccagacTTCTTGTCTGCAGAAGGAAAGCTCCCTACACTGGGCTCCTATGGCACATggcccatctcatcatccatcatACACATGGTGAGTATCACACCAGGGGCCCTTCCTGCCAGGGGCAATATCTTATCCAATGCCAGCCAAGACTCGACTTGGGGTAggctttaaatgaatgaatgaatggatggatggatggatggatggatgaacaaaCAACAGGACTTGTCCCAAATACAGAAGCTTTATTAATGCAACTGGGGAAACATTCAAGAGATGAAGAGCTGGTGGTGGGATGAGGATGGGCCCCAGATCCCCCAGTACCCTCCTT of the Tamandua tetradactyla isolate mTamTet1 chromosome 2, mTamTet1.pri, whole genome shotgun sequence genome contains:
- the LOC143656102 gene encoding LOW QUALITY PROTEIN: alpha-1-acid glycoprotein-like (The sequence of the model RefSeq protein was modified relative to this genomic sequence to represent the inferred CDS: substituted 2 bases at 2 genomic stop codons); translation: MLNPADQLLEKRQALCKVVVIAALLCSPEYKMTEVVEAAFLYLVPNSXEDSLXFREHLTIRPECINNVGSGRIQWQKGTSSRMKDREHFANLWLTKEPETLVLLFFPEDEQNQGLAFYTRKQEVTKEQQREFHKALTCVSLQDEDILYTEG